In Oncorhynchus masou masou isolate Uvic2021 unplaced genomic scaffold, UVic_Omas_1.1 unplaced_scaffold_1905, whole genome shotgun sequence, a single window of DNA contains:
- the LOC135532552 gene encoding 12-(S)-hydroxy-5,8,10,14-eicosatetraenoic acid receptor-like isoform X2 has product MEEDLLNDNCTADNLPLYTFYASVMIVEFTLALPLNLSVLYLFIFKLEFWKLNSNNLFLFNLVLADLLLLGCLPVNAYNFLGGERQSVDGKICKAMLFMLFLNRGASICFLAVISLDRYFNVVHPGNKDFVLKKSPHISVVIWLVLLPLTIPTMLKTGCCSSHGDITDTLREVVFFTQILIPFFVLVYCTVRIVNRLKKKTVGDRTKLRRAVFLVTSVMLVFSFCFLPCTIARIVLLIVRAMDLENAENIAVQVYDGFIVFSHMDCLVDPIVYCLSSTKFKHLYLTTYCPCLLRNNTETVERTNPTRTNLNLKRNNNTL; this is encoded by the coding sequence ATGGAAGAGGATCTTCTGAATGATAACTGCACAGCAGATAATCTGCCCTTGTATACATTCTACGCCTCTGTGATGATTGTGGAGTTCACCCTGGCTCTGCCTCTTAACCTCTCGGTGCTTTACCTCTTCATCTTCAAGCTGGAGTTCTGGAAACTGAACTCCAACAACCTTTTCCTGTTCAATCTCGTGTTGGCTGACCTTCTTCTGCTCGGCTGTTTGCCAGTGAACGCCTACAATTTCCTTGGCGGAGAGCGTCAGAGTGTGGACGGAAAGATCTGCAAGGCCATGCTCTTCATGCTGTTTCTGAACCGAGGCGCCAGTATCTGCTTCCTGGCTGTGATTTCACTCGATCGCTACTTCAACGTGGTTCATCCTGGGAACAAGGACTTTGTCCTCAAAAAGTCCCCTCATATATCTGTGGTCATCTGGCTAGTACTGCTGCCTTTGACGATCCCCACCATGCTGAAGACCGGCTGCTGTAGCAGTCATGGGGACATCACTGACACTCTGAGAGAGGTTGTGTTTTTCACCCAGATTCTCATCCCTTTCTTTGTGTTGGTGTACTGCACGGTCCGCATTGTCAACAGACTCAAAAAGAAGACAGTAGGTGACAGGACCAAGCTGCGTCGAGCAGTGTTTCTGGTCACCTCTGTCATGCTGGTCTTTTCTTTCTGTTTCCTGCCTTGTACCATCGCTAGAATTGTTCTGTTGATTGTCAGAGCCATGGATTTAGAGAATGCTGAGAATATAGCTGTTCAGGTCTATGATGGTTTCATAGTTTTTTCCCACATGGACTGTCTAGTGGACCCAATTGTGTACTGTTTAAGCAGCACGAAGTTCAAACACCTCTACCTGACAACGTATTGCCCCTGTCTACTGAGAAACAACACAGAAACAGTTGAAAGAACAAACCCAACACGAACCAACTTAAATCTAAAAcgcaacaacaacacactgtag